Proteins from a genomic interval of Halomonas alkaliantarctica:
- a CDS encoding cytochrome ubiquinol oxidase subunit I: MDIVELSRLQFAFTAMVHFLFVPLTLGLSILLAIMESVYVMTGRTIYRQMTKFWGKLFGINFALGVTTGIAMEFQFGTNWSYYSHYVGDIFGAPLAIEALMAFFLESTLVGLFFFGWDRLSKQKHLAVTWLMALATNMSALWILVANGWMQHPVGSELNLATMRMELVSFAEVLLNPVAQVKFVHTVSAGYVTGAVFVLAISSWYLLKGREVAFARRSFAIASAFGLASALSVIVLGDESGYELGDVQKVKLAAIEAEWQTHPAPAAFTLFGLPNEAQQHTDFAVRIPGVMGLIATRSLDTEVMGIRELKEEHRERIINGQEAYALMQRLRSDEGSEGDMARFEDVRRDLGYGLLLSAYSDDVANASAAEIDQAVEASIPKVWPLFWSFRAMVAAGFSMLLLFALAFWHSVRRQPEKSRWLLRFALFSLPLPWIACEAGWFVAEYGRQPWAIGEILPVHLAISSLTAEQVLTTLIAIGVLYTTFVIIEMWLMQHFARKGPSGSGYLEDDADADYPIPTPTREA; the protein is encoded by the coding sequence ATGGACATTGTTGAATTATCCAGGTTGCAGTTCGCCTTTACGGCGATGGTGCATTTCCTGTTTGTACCTTTAACGCTAGGACTGTCGATACTGCTGGCGATCATGGAGTCAGTCTATGTGATGACCGGCAGAACCATTTATCGTCAGATGACCAAGTTCTGGGGCAAGCTATTTGGTATTAACTTTGCGCTGGGGGTCACCACCGGCATCGCCATGGAGTTTCAGTTCGGCACCAACTGGTCGTACTACTCTCACTATGTCGGCGATATTTTCGGTGCGCCGCTGGCGATAGAAGCCTTGATGGCGTTCTTCCTTGAATCGACGCTGGTCGGGCTGTTCTTTTTCGGCTGGGATCGCCTGTCAAAACAGAAGCATCTGGCGGTTACCTGGCTGATGGCGCTGGCGACCAATATGTCGGCCCTATGGATTCTGGTTGCCAATGGCTGGATGCAACATCCGGTAGGGTCGGAGCTCAATCTTGCCACCATGCGTATGGAGTTGGTCAGCTTTGCTGAAGTGCTGCTCAACCCCGTTGCCCAAGTCAAATTCGTGCATACCGTGTCGGCGGGCTACGTCACCGGCGCGGTTTTCGTGCTGGCGATTTCAAGTTGGTACCTGCTCAAGGGCCGCGAGGTTGCCTTTGCCCGGCGCAGTTTCGCGATTGCGTCTGCCTTCGGGTTGGCCAGCGCACTATCGGTCATTGTGCTGGGCGATGAGTCCGGCTATGAGCTGGGGGACGTGCAGAAGGTCAAGCTGGCGGCCATCGAAGCAGAGTGGCAAACCCATCCCGCGCCGGCAGCCTTCACGCTGTTCGGGCTACCCAACGAGGCGCAACAGCATACCGACTTCGCCGTTCGCATACCGGGCGTGATGGGCTTGATCGCCACGCGCTCGCTGGATACCGAAGTGATGGGCATTCGCGAGCTTAAGGAGGAACACCGCGAACGTATCATCAATGGCCAGGAAGCCTATGCTCTCATGCAGCGGCTGCGCAGTGATGAAGGGAGCGAAGGAGACATGGCCCGGTTCGAGGACGTGCGCCGCGATCTTGGCTATGGGCTACTGCTTAGCGCCTATAGCGACGATGTGGCCAATGCCTCCGCCGCGGAAATTGATCAAGCCGTTGAAGCGTCGATCCCCAAAGTTTGGCCGCTTTTCTGGTCTTTTCGGGCCATGGTAGCCGCAGGGTTTAGCATGCTGTTGCTGTTTGCGCTGGCCTTCTGGCATAGCGTACGTCGTCAGCCAGAGAAGTCCCGCTGGCTACTTCGCTTCGCACTGTTTAGCCTGCCGCTGCCTTGGATTGCCTGTGAGGCGGGCTGGTTCGTGGCCGAGTATGGACGCCAGCCCTGGGCCATCGGCGAGATCCTACCGGTACATCTGGCCATTTCCAGTCTGACGGCTGAACAGGTGCTCACCACGCTGATTGCCATTGGTGTCCTCTACACCACTTTCGTCATCATCGAAATGTGGTTGATGCAGCACTTTGCTCGCAAGGGGCCTTCCGGCAGCGGTTACCTGGAGGATGACGCCGACGCTGACTATCCAATCCCAACCCCCACACGGGAGGCATGA